The following proteins are co-located in the Anoplopoma fimbria isolate UVic2021 breed Golden Eagle Sablefish chromosome 18, Afim_UVic_2022, whole genome shotgun sequence genome:
- the insm1a gene encoding LOW QUALITY PROTEIN: insulinoma-associated protein 1a (The sequence of the model RefSeq protein was modified relative to this genomic sequence to represent the inferred CDS: inserted 1 base in 1 codon), translated as MPRGFLVKRNKRTNPVSYRVRPGEEEHKEHADDALPPPPPPXSSSLRVMEPTPCCAAAAPEQTSRPVQFGNPELVYQALLYSPTRPSSSSSSSSSSFFNLGSPVSAESFPTQAALPAVENLYGPVDLKIGSSNSSRTGTSTTTSSSSTSSKRKPKPSSSKKTKAIRRLHFEDDVTTSPVLGLKIREGPVDRPVRAQQPGGDDVPLGEFVCQLCREAYLDPFALAQHRCSRIVRVEYRCPECDKVFSCPANLASHRRWHKPKPQPEVEKDKDKDKDMDQDKDRDKDRDTPSPGPSESGSEEGLYDCHHCGKRFKRQAYLRKHLASQHGSPKLEDEEENLCPVCGESFSNRGGLERHIRLLHSSQVYPCKYCPAVFYSSPGLTRHINKCHPSENRQVILLQMPLRPAC; from the exons ATGCCGAGGGGATTTCTGGTGAAACGGAACAAGAGGACCAACCCGGTGTCCTACCGGGTCCGGCCCGGTGAGGAGGAGCACAAGGAGCATGCTGATgatgctcttcctcctcctcctcctc cctcctcctctctccggGTGATGGAGCCGACGCCCTGCTGTGCGGCGGCGGCTCCGGAGCAGACATCCAGACCGGTCCAGTTCGGGAACCCGGAGCTGGTGTACCAGGCTCTGCTGTACAGCCCCACCCGacccagctcctcctcctcctcctcctcttcctcctttttcaaCCTGGGCTCTCCGGTGTCCGCGGAGTCCTTCCCGACGCAGGCTGCGCTCCCCGCCGTGGAGAACCTGTACGGCCCGGTGGACCTGAAGATCGGCTCCAGCAACAGCAGCCGAACCGGTACCagcaccaccacctcctcctcctccacctcctccaagCGCAAACCcaaaccctcctcctccaagAAGACCAAAGCCATCCGGAGGCTGCACTTCGAGGACGACGTCACCACCTCCCCGGTGCTCGGGCTGAAGATCCGAGAAGGTCCGGTGGACCGGCCCGTCAGAGCCCAGCAGCCCGGAGGAGACGACGTCCCGCTGGGGGAGTTCGTGTGCCAGCTGTGCCGAGAAGCCTACCTGGACCCGTTCGCCCTGGCCCAGCACAGGTGCTCCAGGATCGTCCGGGTGGAGTACAGGTGTCCAGAGTGTGACAAGGTGTTCAGCTGCCCGGCCAACCTGGCCTCACACCGGCGATGGCACAAACCCAAGCCGCAGCCGGAGGTCGAGAAGGACAAGGACAAGGACAAGGACATGGACCAGGACAAGGACCGGGACAAGGACAGGGACACTCCCAGTCCTGGGCCGTCCGAGTCCGGCTCAGAGGAAGGCCTGTACGACTGTCACCACTGTGGGAAGAGGTTCAAGCGCCAGGCCTACCTGAGGAAACACCTGGCGTCCCAGCACGGCTCCCCAAAgctggaggacgaggaggagaacCTGTGTCCTGTCTGCGGGGAGAGCTTCTCCAACAGAGGAGGTCTGGAGAGGCACATCCGTCTGCTGCACTCCTCGCAGGTGTATCCGTGTAAATACTGCCCCGCCGTGTTCTACAGCTCCCCGGGCCTCACCCGGCACATCAACAAGTGCCACCCGTCCGAGAACCGGCAGGTGATCCTGCTGCAGATGCCGCTGCGTCCTGCCTGCTGA